From the genome of Streptomyces sp. NBC_00659, one region includes:
- a CDS encoding MFS transporter: MTHTTTGRTARRPGGATVPVLAFAGIVVAVMQTLLVPVIKDLPTLLDTAPSNATWVLTSTLLAGAVATPIMGRLGDLFGKRRMLLTSLAVMVVGALVSALTSALVPMIVGRSLQGFAMGAIPLGIGLMRDLLPREKLGSSMALMSSSIGVGGGLALPAAALVAQHADWHALFYGAAGLGVLSIVLTLVFVPESPMRAEGTFDVLGAIGLSAGLVLFLLPITKGSDWGWTAPTTLGLFGASLAVLLLWGVMELRLKAPLVDLRTTARPAVLFTNLASIMVGVSFYVVSLVLPQLLQLPTSTGYGLGQSMVNAGLIVAPLGLTMMLTAPVYARLSAKYGPKVTLIIGMVIIGIGYGAGLGLMSAAWQSLVIAVILGAGIGLAYSSLPALIIGSVPASETGAANGLNTLMRSIGTSVSSAVIGMVLANTAHHVGGAAVPTMHGFRVSFLIATGAVAVGVLMALFLPGRRPATKPSLVASSEEDAALERAHEVLGGFRGRVLDAEGGPVARAKVTLIDRRGRQAGATFSAEDGGYALAVPAGGAYVLAARAAGHGPLASSATHTGDDRPVALDLSLPGENAEVTA, translated from the coding sequence ATGACGCACACGACGACCGGCAGGACCGCGCGCAGGCCGGGCGGCGCGACCGTGCCGGTGCTCGCCTTCGCGGGCATCGTTGTCGCGGTGATGCAGACCCTGCTCGTCCCGGTCATCAAGGATCTGCCGACGCTCCTGGACACCGCGCCCAGCAACGCCACCTGGGTCCTGACCTCGACCCTGCTCGCGGGCGCGGTCGCCACCCCGATCATGGGCCGCCTCGGCGACCTCTTCGGCAAGCGGCGCATGCTGCTGACCAGCCTGGCCGTGATGGTGGTCGGCGCCCTGGTCAGCGCGCTGACCAGCGCCCTGGTGCCGATGATCGTGGGCCGTTCGCTCCAGGGCTTCGCGATGGGTGCGATCCCGCTGGGCATCGGCCTGATGCGCGACCTGCTCCCCCGCGAGAAGCTCGGCTCCTCGATGGCCCTGATGAGCTCCTCGATCGGCGTCGGCGGCGGACTCGCGCTGCCCGCCGCGGCCCTCGTCGCGCAGCACGCGGACTGGCACGCCCTCTTCTACGGTGCCGCCGGACTCGGCGTCCTCTCGATCGTCCTCACCCTCGTCTTCGTGCCGGAGTCCCCGATGCGCGCCGAGGGCACCTTCGACGTGCTGGGCGCGATCGGCCTGTCCGCCGGGCTCGTGCTCTTCCTGCTGCCGATCACCAAGGGCAGCGACTGGGGCTGGACCGCGCCCACCACGCTCGGCCTGTTCGGCGCGTCGCTCGCCGTACTGCTGCTGTGGGGCGTGATGGAGCTGCGACTGAAGGCCCCGCTGGTCGACCTGCGCACCACGGCCCGCCCCGCGGTCCTCTTCACCAACCTCGCCTCGATCATGGTCGGTGTCTCCTTCTACGTCGTCTCGCTGGTCCTGCCGCAGCTCCTCCAGCTCCCGACGTCCACCGGGTACGGCCTCGGCCAGTCGATGGTGAACGCGGGCCTGATCGTGGCACCGCTCGGCCTGACGATGATGCTCACCGCCCCCGTGTACGCCCGGCTGTCGGCGAAGTACGGCCCGAAGGTCACGCTGATCATCGGCATGGTGATCATCGGGATCGGCTACGGCGCCGGTCTCGGCCTGATGAGCGCCGCCTGGCAGTCGCTGGTCATCGCGGTGATCCTGGGCGCGGGCATCGGCCTGGCCTACTCCTCGCTGCCCGCCCTGATCATCGGCTCCGTCCCGGCCTCGGAGACGGGCGCGGCCAACGGTCTGAACACCCTGATGCGCTCCATCGGTACGTCGGTGTCGAGCGCCGTCATCGGCATGGTGCTCGCCAACACGGCGCACCACGTCGGCGGGGCCGCCGTCCCGACCATGCACGGCTTCCGCGTGTCCTTCCTGATCGCCACGGGCGCGGTCGCGGTCGGTGTGCTCATGGCGCTGTTCCTGCCGGGCCGCCGCCCGGCCACCAAGCCCTCGCTGGTGGCCAGCAGTGAGGAGGACGCGGCGCTGGAGCGGGCACACGAGGTGCTCGGCGGTTTCCGCGGCCGGGTCCTGGACGCCGAGGGGGGCCCGGTCGCCCGCGCCAAGGTCACGCTGATCGACCGGCGCGGCCGCCAGGCGGGCGCCACCTTCTCCGCCGAGGACGGCGGCTACGCGCTCGCCGTACCGGCCGGGGGCGCCTACGTGCTCGCCGCCCGTGCCGCCGGCCACGGCCCGCTCGCCTCGTCGGCGACGCACACCGGCGACGACCGTCCGGTCGCCCTCGACCTCTCGCTCCCAGGCGAGAACGCCGAGGTCACCGCCTGA
- a CDS encoding MFS transporter, producing MTAMLRAAEDIRTSAPAAPPTWVVIALACAGQFLVVLDVSVVNVALPSMRADLGLSAPGLQWVVNAYSIAFAGFMLLGGRAGDLYGRKRMFLVGLALFTLASVAGGLAQEGTQLLLARAAQGLGAAVLAPSTLTILTSAVPEGAARARAIATWTAVGAGGGAAGGLVGGLLVDGLSWRWVLLINVPVGAVVLAGAARWLPESRAGDGRRLDLRGALLVTAGLATLAYGIVQTEAEGWTAAATLVPLGAGAALIGLFLVVESRTRAPLMPLKLLRLRSVSSANAAVFVSGSAMFCMWFFMTLYSQNVLGYSPLGAGLALVPSSLAVVIGSKSAPRLMPALGARNVAVLGTLLAAAGFGWQSTMTADGPYLTAIMFPGILMMAGAGLAATPLAAVATSGAAPEDAGVVSGLVNTSRVMGGSLGLAVMSTIAAARTGGSVSGEALTAGYALAFRVSGVMLLAGAVLMFLWLPRTTSRR from the coding sequence ATGACAGCCATGCTCCGAGCCGCTGAAGACATCCGGACATCCGCCCCTGCCGCCCCGCCCACCTGGGTGGTGATCGCGCTCGCGTGTGCCGGACAGTTCCTGGTCGTTCTGGACGTGTCCGTCGTCAACGTGGCCCTGCCCTCCATGCGGGCAGACCTGGGGCTGAGCGCCCCCGGACTCCAGTGGGTGGTGAACGCCTACTCCATCGCGTTCGCCGGATTCATGCTCCTCGGCGGGCGGGCCGGTGACCTGTACGGGCGCAAGCGGATGTTCCTGGTGGGCCTCGCGCTCTTCACGCTCGCCTCGGTCGCCGGCGGCCTCGCCCAGGAGGGCACCCAACTGCTGCTCGCCCGCGCCGCGCAGGGCCTGGGGGCCGCGGTGCTCGCGCCCTCGACCCTGACGATCCTGACCTCGGCCGTCCCCGAGGGCGCCGCACGCGCGCGGGCCATCGCGACCTGGACCGCCGTGGGCGCCGGCGGCGGCGCGGCGGGCGGACTCGTCGGCGGACTGCTGGTCGACGGGCTGTCGTGGCGCTGGGTGCTCCTCATCAACGTGCCCGTCGGCGCGGTGGTGCTGGCCGGCGCGGCGCGATGGCTGCCGGAGAGCAGGGCGGGGGACGGGCGGCGGCTCGACCTGCGGGGCGCGCTCCTGGTGACGGCGGGACTGGCGACCCTGGCGTACGGGATCGTGCAGACGGAGGCCGAGGGCTGGACCGCGGCGGCGACGCTCGTACCGCTGGGCGCGGGAGCGGCTCTCATCGGGCTCTTCCTGGTCGTCGAGTCGCGGACGAGGGCGCCCCTGATGCCGCTGAAGCTCCTGCGGCTGCGGTCGGTGTCGTCGGCGAACGCGGCCGTGTTCGTCTCCGGCTCGGCGATGTTCTGCATGTGGTTCTTCATGACGCTGTACTCCCAGAACGTGCTCGGCTACTCGCCGCTCGGCGCGGGCCTCGCGCTGGTGCCGAGCTCGCTCGCCGTCGTCATCGGCTCGAAGTCGGCGCCCCGCCTCATGCCGGCCCTCGGCGCGCGCAACGTGGCGGTCCTCGGCACGCTCCTCGCCGCGGCCGGGTTCGGCTGGCAGTCGACCATGACGGCGGACGGCCCCTACCTCACCGCGATCATGTTCCCCGGCATCCTGATGATGGCGGGCGCCGGCCTGGCCGCGACACCGCTGGCCGCGGTCGCGACCTCGGGTGCGGCCCCGGAGGACGCCGGGGTGGTCTCGGGCCTGGTCAACACCTCTCGGGTGATGGGCGGTTCACTGGGGCTCGCGGTCATGTCCACGATCGCCGCAGCCCGTACCGGGGGAAGCGTCTCCGGGGAGGCCCTGACCGCCGGGTACGCGCTGGCGTTCCGTGTCAGCGGCGTCATGCTGCTGGCCGGGGCCGTCCTGATGTTCCTGTGGCTGCCGCGGACGACGTCCCGGCGGTGA
- a CDS encoding class I SAM-dependent methyltransferase, whose protein sequence is MPAAPKPEILAAFEAAKGFMPRGEGLALYEAAVEAGRLGLPLLEVGTYCGRSTILLADAAREAGVTAITVDHHRGSEEQQPGWEYHDPSTVDPEIGLMDTLPTFRRTLHRAGLEDHVVALVGRSPQIAAFWGTPLGLVFIDGGHTDEHASGDYEGWAPHVAEGGLLVIHDVFPDPADEFTGQAPYRVYLRALESGAFTEIAVTSSLRVLRRTGAGI, encoded by the coding sequence ATGCCCGCGGCACCCAAGCCCGAGATCCTCGCCGCCTTCGAGGCCGCGAAGGGGTTCATGCCGCGGGGTGAGGGACTCGCGCTGTACGAGGCCGCCGTCGAGGCCGGACGGCTCGGGCTGCCGCTCCTGGAGGTCGGCACCTACTGCGGACGTTCCACGATCCTGCTCGCCGACGCGGCCCGCGAGGCCGGGGTGACCGCGATCACGGTCGACCACCACCGGGGCAGCGAGGAGCAGCAGCCGGGCTGGGAGTACCACGACCCGTCCACGGTCGACCCGGAGATCGGCCTGATGGACACGCTCCCCACCTTCCGCCGCACCCTTCACCGGGCGGGCCTGGAGGACCACGTGGTCGCGCTGGTCGGCCGCTCGCCGCAGATCGCCGCCTTCTGGGGCACGCCCCTCGGCCTCGTGTTCATCGACGGCGGCCACACCGACGAACACGCGAGCGGCGACTACGAGGGCTGGGCGCCGCATGTCGCCGAGGGCGGTCTTCTCGTCATCCACGACGTGTTCCCGGACCCCGCCGACGAGTTCACCGGCCAGGCCCCCTACCGCGTGTACCTCCGGGCCCTGGAGTCGGGCGCGTTCACCGAGATCGCGGTGACCAGCTCCCTGCGCGTCCTGCGGCGAACCGGAGCGGGGATCTGA
- a CDS encoding acyl-CoA dehydrogenase: protein MGIAVTPEQRELAEAARGWIARAVPPEEVRKLLDAPGGGRPPFWDALAAQGLLAVHLPEACGGGGGDLVDLAVVVEEAARAALPGPFAANVLAAAVLAAELLGEAGEAGDSVRGPGFDPPVGAPGREDLVGEGPADLVRDPGRVDLLRDPGRADLLRALGCGERIGAVAFGAGSLTARAVDDGYVLDGTAPPVLSGADADVLVLAASGVVSGHPLGAGAVSDRTPDTGDESERTLWLVVDAVDLDVRPHDSADPTRGTAEVRARGVRVPAGRVLAVGPSLVRDLAAVVLAADACGTAAWSLDTAAGHARVREQFGRPIGRFQGVKHLCADMLLRLEQARALTWDAARAGQEPHGVRELAAALAAGTALDAACSCAKDCVQILGGIGFTWEHDAHLYLRRALVARQLLGAGSGHLRRAVRLARDGVRRELRLELPPEASAYRAGAREVIDRVRGLAPADARRSLAPTGYAAPHLPPPYGLGAGPVQQLAVQQELTEAGVRISELGIAAWVVPSLIAHGTDRQQERYLLPTLRGDLLWCQLFSEPGAGSDLASLRTRAERTADGRWRINGQKVWTSAAQWADHGILLARTNPAAPKHKGLTYFVVDMKNTDGIGIRPLKEITGDSLFNEVWFDDVLLPADAVVGEVDDGWRVARNTLGNERVHMADQLTFDTGLEALIPADADGPRLGALLAEAHALACISLRTTLRQVSGVEPGAGASVRKLVQTAHQQKVAELALELLGPEGALCEGPGERAVHGFLLSRCLTIAGGTTQVQLNVVAERILGLPRD from the coding sequence ATGGGCATCGCGGTCACGCCGGAGCAACGGGAGCTCGCCGAGGCCGCGCGCGGCTGGATCGCCCGCGCCGTGCCGCCCGAGGAGGTCCGCAAGCTCCTGGACGCGCCGGGCGGCGGCAGACCTCCGTTCTGGGACGCGCTCGCCGCGCAGGGGCTGCTCGCCGTGCACCTTCCCGAAGCCTGCGGCGGTGGTGGCGGCGACCTCGTCGATCTCGCCGTCGTCGTGGAGGAGGCCGCGCGGGCCGCGCTGCCGGGGCCGTTCGCCGCGAACGTCCTGGCGGCCGCGGTGCTGGCGGCGGAGCTTCTGGGGGAAGCGGGCGAAGCGGGTGATTCCGTGCGCGGGCCCGGGTTCGACCCCCCGGTGGGGGCGCCGGGGCGCGAGGACCTCGTAGGGGAGGGGCCGGCTGATCTCGTACGGGATCCGGGTCGCGTCGATCTCTTACGGGACCCGGGTCGCGCCGATCTCTTACGGGCCCTGGGGTGCGGGGAGCGCATCGGTGCCGTCGCGTTCGGCGCGGGCTCCCTGACGGCCCGGGCGGTGGACGACGGATACGTGCTGGACGGGACGGCGCCGCCCGTGCTGTCCGGTGCCGACGCGGACGTGCTCGTACTGGCGGCGTCGGGTGTCGTGTCCGGCCACCCCCTCGGTGCGGGCGCCGTGTCCGACCGCACCCCCGACACGGGCGACGAGTCCGAGCGCACCCTCTGGCTGGTGGTGGACGCCGTCGATCTGGATGTCCGGCCGCACGACAGTGCCGATCCGACCCGGGGGACCGCCGAGGTCCGGGCCCGGGGGGTGCGGGTCCCCGCCGGCCGTGTCCTCGCGGTCGGCCCCTCACTGGTCCGGGACCTGGCCGCCGTCGTCCTCGCCGCGGACGCCTGTGGCACCGCGGCCTGGTCGCTGGACACGGCCGCCGGGCACGCCAGGGTCCGCGAGCAGTTCGGCCGCCCCATCGGACGCTTCCAGGGCGTCAAGCATCTGTGCGCCGACATGCTGCTGCGGCTGGAACAGGCGAGGGCGCTCACCTGGGACGCGGCACGTGCCGGGCAGGAGCCGCACGGCGTACGGGAGTTGGCGGCCGCGCTCGCGGCCGGCACCGCCCTCGACGCCGCCTGCTCCTGCGCCAAGGACTGCGTCCAGATCCTCGGCGGCATCGGGTTCACCTGGGAGCACGACGCCCACCTGTATCTGCGCCGGGCCCTGGTGGCGCGGCAGTTGCTCGGGGCGGGGAGCGGACACCTGCGGCGGGCGGTACGGCTCGCGCGCGACGGCGTACGGCGGGAACTGCGCCTGGAACTGCCGCCGGAGGCGTCCGCGTACCGGGCCGGGGCCCGTGAGGTGATCGACCGGGTGCGCGGGCTCGCTCCGGCGGACGCCCGCCGGTCCCTGGCGCCCACCGGGTACGCCGCCCCGCATCTGCCGCCGCCCTACGGCCTCGGCGCGGGACCCGTGCAACAGCTCGCCGTACAGCAGGAGTTGACCGAGGCCGGAGTGCGGATCAGCGAACTGGGGATTGCGGCCTGGGTCGTGCCGTCCCTCATCGCGCACGGGACCGACCGGCAGCAGGAGCGCTATCTGCTGCCCACCCTGCGTGGCGACCTCCTGTGGTGCCAGCTCTTCTCGGAGCCCGGCGCCGGATCCGACCTCGCCTCGCTGCGCACCCGCGCCGAGCGCACCGCCGACGGGCGGTGGCGGATCAACGGACAGAAGGTGTGGACGAGCGCGGCGCAGTGGGCCGACCACGGGATCCTCCTCGCCCGGACGAACCCGGCCGCGCCCAAGCACAAGGGGCTCACCTACTTCGTCGTCGACATGAAGAACACGGACGGCATCGGCATCCGCCCGCTGAAGGAGATCACCGGGGACTCCCTCTTCAACGAGGTCTGGTTCGACGACGTGCTGCTGCCCGCGGACGCCGTCGTCGGCGAGGTCGACGACGGCTGGCGGGTCGCCCGCAACACCCTCGGCAACGAACGCGTCCACATGGCCGACCAGTTGACCTTCGACACCGGCCTGGAGGCGCTGATACCGGCCGACGCCGACGGCCCCCGGCTGGGAGCACTGCTGGCCGAGGCGCACGCCCTGGCCTGCATCAGCCTGCGCACCACCCTCCGTCAGGTCTCCGGCGTCGAACCGGGCGCGGGCGCCTCCGTCCGCAAACTCGTGCAGACGGCACATCAGCAGAAGGTCGCCGAGCTCGCACTCGAACTCCTCGGCCCCGAGGGCGCGTTGTGCGAGGGCCCCGGCGAGCGGGCCGTGCACGGCTTCCTGCTCTCCCGCTGCCTGACCATCGCGGGCGGCACCACCCAGGTCCAGCTCAACGTCGTCGCCGAGCGCATTCTCGGCCTGCCGCGAGACTAG
- a CDS encoding lipid-transfer protein produces the protein MKTYVVGVGMTRFEKPETRDWQYWDMVREAGSGALADAGISYTDVEQVPVGYCFQASTAGQRAAYELGLTGVPVYNVNNNCATGASALMLARQFVEGGLSDCVLALGFEKMKRGSLGSGADGGDFATSPVARHYGVMAARHGFEMSPPTAQIFGDAAREHMERYGTTEAQLAAVGAKNHRHSANNPYAQFQDVYSVEEILAAKAVHRPLTRLQCSPTSDGAAAAVVVSERFAERHALEDRAVEIVAQAMTTDTEESFASGSCVDVVGQPMSREAARQVYERSGLGIEDVDVVELHDCFSVNELLTYEALGMCAEGESGALVESGATTYGGRWVVNPSGGLISKGHPLGATGIAQVAELVWQLRGQAEARQVQGARVGLAHNIGLGGAAVVTLLRAGA, from the coding sequence ATGAAGACGTACGTCGTCGGTGTCGGAATGACCAGGTTCGAGAAGCCCGAGACCCGGGACTGGCAGTACTGGGACATGGTCCGGGAGGCCGGCTCCGGCGCCCTGGCCGACGCGGGGATCTCGTACACGGACGTGGAACAGGTCCCCGTCGGCTACTGCTTCCAGGCGTCCACCGCCGGCCAGCGCGCCGCCTACGAACTCGGCCTGACCGGTGTGCCCGTCTACAACGTCAACAACAACTGCGCCACCGGAGCGAGCGCGCTGATGCTCGCCCGGCAGTTCGTCGAGGGCGGCCTCAGCGACTGCGTCCTCGCGCTGGGCTTCGAGAAGATGAAGCGGGGCTCGCTCGGATCGGGCGCCGACGGCGGGGACTTCGCCACATCACCCGTCGCCCGCCACTACGGAGTCATGGCCGCCCGGCACGGCTTCGAGATGTCCCCGCCCACCGCGCAGATCTTCGGCGACGCGGCCCGCGAGCACATGGAGCGGTACGGCACGACCGAGGCCCAGCTCGCCGCCGTCGGCGCCAAGAACCACCGCCACTCCGCGAACAATCCGTACGCCCAGTTCCAGGACGTGTACTCCGTCGAGGAGATCCTCGCCGCGAAGGCCGTGCACCGGCCGCTGACCCGGCTCCAGTGCTCACCCACCTCCGACGGGGCCGCCGCCGCCGTCGTCGTGTCCGAACGGTTCGCCGAGCGGCACGCGCTGGAGGACAGGGCGGTGGAGATCGTCGCGCAGGCGATGACCACCGACACCGAGGAGTCCTTCGCCTCCGGCTCCTGCGTCGACGTCGTCGGGCAGCCGATGTCGCGGGAGGCCGCGCGCCAGGTCTACGAGCGCTCCGGACTCGGCATCGAGGACGTGGACGTCGTGGAGCTCCACGACTGCTTCTCCGTCAACGAACTGCTGACCTACGAGGCGCTCGGCATGTGCGCGGAGGGCGAGTCGGGCGCACTCGTCGAGTCGGGGGCCACGACGTACGGCGGGCGCTGGGTGGTGAATCCCTCCGGCGGGCTGATCTCCAAGGGCCATCCGCTGGGAGCGACCGGAATCGCCCAGGTGGCCGAGCTGGTCTGGCAGTTGAGGGGACAGGCCGAGGCGCGCCAGGTCCAGGGGGCGCGGGTCGGACTCGCGCACAACATCGGGCTCGGCGGCGCGGCGGTGGTCACGCTGCTGCGCGCGGGAGCCTGA
- a CDS encoding SigE family RNA polymerase sigma factor — translation MGVRKQSRDEEFQSFVVGRWPRLMRTAFLLTGEQHVAEDLVQTTLEQVYVAWHRVGSADEPDAYVRRVMINAHARRHRRKLKEFLAPKDDAGIGREIPDSADPIARADDRGALIAALSQLPPRQREAVVLRYWEDLSESQAAQAMGCSVGTVKSNAAKGIAKLRVLPGLADTVTHGGRK, via the coding sequence ATGGGGGTTCGGAAGCAGTCTCGGGACGAGGAGTTCCAGAGCTTCGTGGTCGGTCGCTGGCCGCGGCTGATGCGTACGGCGTTTCTCCTGACGGGGGAGCAGCACGTCGCCGAGGACCTGGTCCAGACGACGCTGGAGCAGGTGTACGTGGCATGGCACAGGGTCGGCTCGGCCGACGAACCGGACGCGTACGTGCGGCGCGTGATGATCAACGCGCACGCCCGAAGACACCGGCGAAAACTCAAGGAGTTCCTCGCGCCGAAGGACGATGCGGGGATCGGACGCGAGATCCCCGACAGCGCCGACCCGATCGCGCGCGCCGACGACCGCGGCGCCCTGATCGCCGCGCTGTCCCAACTGCCCCCGCGCCAGCGCGAGGCGGTGGTCCTGCGCTACTGGGAGGACCTGAGCGAGAGCCAGGCGGCCCAGGCGATGGGCTGCTCGGTGGGCACGGTGAAGAGCAATGCGGCCAAGGGGATCGCGAAACTCCGTGTCCTGCCGGGCCTGGCGGACACGGTGACGCACGGAGGGCGGAAATGA
- a CDS encoding response regulator transcription factor, translated as MPRDHRPAKSVRVLLAEDQQMMRGALALLLGMEPDIEVVAQVSAGDEIVDTALVSRPDVALLDIELPGMSGLDAAAELREQVPDCRVLILTTFGRPGYLRRAMEAGAAGFLVKDGPVEELAEAIRRVLTGETVIDPALAAAALSAGPNPLTARECDVLKASVDGATVADIAGKLHLSESTVRNYLSSAIGKTGTRNRMEAMREARQQGWL; from the coding sequence ATGCCCCGGGACCACCGGCCCGCCAAGTCCGTCCGTGTCCTGCTCGCCGAGGACCAGCAGATGATGCGCGGGGCGCTCGCCCTGCTGCTCGGGATGGAGCCGGACATCGAGGTGGTCGCGCAGGTGTCAGCGGGGGACGAGATCGTGGACACGGCGCTGGTCAGCCGGCCCGATGTGGCCCTGCTGGACATCGAGTTGCCGGGGATGAGCGGGCTGGACGCCGCCGCCGAACTGCGTGAGCAGGTGCCCGACTGCCGGGTGCTCATCCTCACCACGTTCGGCCGTCCCGGCTATCTGCGGCGGGCCATGGAGGCGGGTGCCGCCGGGTTCCTGGTCAAGGACGGGCCCGTGGAGGAACTGGCCGAGGCGATCCGCCGGGTGCTGACCGGGGAGACCGTCATCGATCCGGCGCTCGCCGCCGCCGCGCTGAGCGCCGGGCCCAATCCGCTCACGGCCCGCGAGTGCGACGTCCTGAAGGCCTCGGTGGACGGCGCCACCGTCGCCGACATCGCCGGCAAGCTGCACCTCTCCGAGTCCACCGTCCGCAACTACCTGTCCTCGGCCATCGGCAAGACGGGCACCCGCAACCGCATGGAGGCGATGCGGGAGGCCCGCCAACAGGGTTGGCTGTAG
- a CDS encoding alpha-L-arabinofuranosidase B, with protein sequence MSSFVRLQRLRNTVLAVLSVMAAVVAFAVGAPQATAAGSLPCDIYATAGTPCVAAHSLVRALYSSYNGSLYQVQRASDSATANIGLLAAGGYANAAAQDSFCNGTTCIITQIYDQSSRHNDLTIEGAGGAGAADVGAPADALPVTAGGHQVYGLEISAGMGYRDNSTSGVATNGAAEGMYMVTSGTHVNGSCCFDYGNAETNNLDTGNGHMDAINFGTECWFSPCYGGGPWVQADLENGLFQSDAGYSKNTANTGTGAMPFVTALLKNNGQDHFALKYGNAQSGSLTTTYSGGEPTAGGYSPMHQEGAIVLGTGGDNSNGSIGSFFEGVMTSGIPTDAADNLVQSNIVSVGYGGSTGITGSLTAGSEISLRATTSCCTADYIRHQANAAVVSAITSSSPALDKSDATWIVRRGLADSSCYSFESRNYPGDFLRHYNYQLLRQPMTGTTQFRQDATFCAGTGKSGTGTSFASYNYPTRYLRHYNYNVYIASNGGSNAFDSATSWTDDVSWAVTAPWAP encoded by the coding sequence ATGTCATCCTTCGTGCGCTTACAGCGCCTCAGAAACACGGTTCTGGCCGTGCTGTCGGTGATGGCGGCCGTCGTCGCGTTCGCCGTCGGCGCCCCGCAGGCCACCGCCGCGGGGTCGCTCCCCTGCGACATCTACGCCACCGCGGGCACCCCCTGCGTCGCCGCGCACAGCCTCGTCAGGGCGCTCTACTCGTCGTACAACGGCTCGCTCTACCAGGTGCAGCGCGCCTCCGACAGCGCCACCGCGAACATCGGTCTCCTGGCGGCCGGCGGATACGCGAACGCGGCGGCGCAGGACTCCTTCTGCAACGGCACCACCTGCATCATCACGCAGATCTACGACCAGTCCTCACGCCACAACGACCTCACGATCGAGGGCGCCGGCGGGGCGGGAGCCGCCGACGTCGGGGCGCCCGCGGACGCGCTGCCGGTGACCGCCGGCGGCCACCAGGTCTACGGTCTGGAGATCTCGGCCGGCATGGGCTACCGGGACAACTCCACCTCGGGAGTCGCCACGAACGGTGCCGCCGAGGGAATGTACATGGTGACCTCCGGCACCCACGTCAACGGCAGTTGCTGTTTCGACTACGGCAACGCCGAGACCAACAACCTGGACACCGGCAACGGCCACATGGACGCGATCAACTTCGGCACCGAGTGCTGGTTCTCGCCCTGCTACGGCGGAGGTCCCTGGGTGCAGGCCGACCTGGAGAACGGGCTCTTCCAGTCGGACGCCGGATACAGCAAGAACACGGCGAACACCGGGACCGGCGCGATGCCCTTCGTGACCGCTTTGCTGAAAAACAACGGTCAGGACCATTTCGCGCTGAAATACGGCAACGCCCAATCGGGCAGTCTCACGACCACCTATTCCGGGGGTGAACCCACCGCCGGCGGCTACTCGCCCATGCACCAGGAGGGCGCGATCGTCCTGGGCACCGGCGGCGACAACAGCAACGGCTCCATCGGGTCCTTCTTCGAGGGCGTCATGACCTCGGGCATCCCGACGGACGCCGCGGACAACCTGGTGCAGTCGAACATCGTCTCCGTCGGCTACGGCGGATCGACCGGCATCACCGGCTCGCTGACGGCCGGGTCCGAGATCTCGCTGCGCGCGACCACCTCGTGCTGCACGGCCGACTACATCCGCCACCAGGCCAACGCGGCGGTCGTCTCGGCGATCACGTCGAGCAGTCCGGCACTCGACAAGAGCGACGCCACCTGGATCGTCCGCCGGGGTCTCGCCGACAGCTCCTGCTACTCCTTCGAGTCACGGAACTACCCGGGCGACTTCCTGCGGCACTACAACTACCAGCTCCTCCGGCAACCCATGACCGGTACCACGCAGTTCAGACAGGACGCCACGTTCTGCGCCGGGACCGGCAAGAGCGGTACGGGGACCTCGTTCGCGTCGTACAACTACCCGACGCGATACCTCCGGCACTACAACTACAACGTCTACATAGCGAGCAACGGCGGCTCGAACGCCTTCGACAGCGCCACCTCGTGGACGGACGACGTGAGCTGGGCCGTCACGGCCCCCTGGGCTCCGTAA